From the genome of Camelus dromedarius isolate mCamDro1 chromosome 19, mCamDro1.pat, whole genome shotgun sequence, one region includes:
- the BPHL gene encoding valacyclovir hydrolase isoform X1 translates to MAVALGPRAARRLLLLVSALKPGLHVPRAWPAASFGSSVTSAKVAVNGVHLHYLRTGEGEHAVLLLPGMLGSGETDFGPQLKNLNKQLFTVVAWDPRGYGHSRPPDRDFPVEFFERDAKDAVDLMKTLQFKKVSLLGWSDGGITALIAAAKYPSYINKVVVWGANAYVTDEDKAIYEGIRDVSKWSERTRKPLEALYGIDYFARTCEKWVDGINQFKRLPGGNICRHLLPLVQCPTLVVHGERDPLVPRSHADFIHQHVRGSRLHLMPEGKHNLHLRFADEFNKLAENFLQ, encoded by the exons ATGGCGGTGGCGCTGGGCCCCAGGGCTGCGCGGCGGCTGCTGCTCCTCGTCTCGGCGCTGAAACCCGGGCTCCACGTCCCCCGGGCCTGGCCCGCGGCCTCGTTCGG CTCCTCCGTGACCTCTGCCAAAGTGGCTGTGAATGGCGTCCACCTGCACTACCTGCGGACGGGAGAGGGCGAGCACGCCGTCCTGCTGCTTCCGGGGATGCTGG GAAGCGGAGAGACTGATTTTGGACCTCAGCTGAAGAACCTAAACAAGCAGCTTTTCACAGTGGTCGCCTGGGACCCCCGAGGATACGGGCACTCCAGACCCCCAGACCGAGACTTCCCCGTGGAATTTTTTGAAAGGGATGCAAAAGACGCTGTCGACTTGATGAAG ACATTGCAGTTTAAGAAGGTGTCCTTGCTGGGGTGGAGCGACGGCGGGATAACGGCGCTCATTGCTGCTGCGAAATATCCATCTTACATCAACAAGGTGGTGGTCTGGGGTGCCAACGCCTACGTGACCGACGAGGACAAGGCCATTTACGAGG GTATCCGAGATGTTTCTAAGTGGAGTGAGAGAACAAGGAAGCCTCTGGAAGCCCTGTATGGGATCGACTACTTTGCTAGAACCTGTGAAAAGTGGGTGGACGGCATAAACCAGTTCAAGCGTCTTCCAGGTG GTAACATCTGTCGGCACCTGCTGCCCCTGGTCCAGTGCCCCACCCTGGTCGTGCACGGGGAGAGGGATCCTCTGGTCCCGCGTTCGCACGCTGACTTCATACACCAGCACGTGAGAGGGTCCCG